A genomic region of Noviherbaspirillum sp. L7-7A contains the following coding sequences:
- the rplD gene encoding 50S ribosomal protein L4, with the protein MELKLLNDQGQAASNVAAPDTIFGRDYNEALIHQIVVAYQANARSGNRKQKDREEVKHTTKKPWRQKGTGRARAGMSSSPLWRGGGRIFPNSPEENFTHKVNKKMYRAGICSILSQLAREDRLSIIEDLSVDAPKTKLLAQKLKGMGLDSVLVITDNLDENLLLASRNLPHVLVCEPRHADPVSLVHYKKILITKAALAKIEEMLA; encoded by the coding sequence ATGGAACTCAAGCTCCTGAACGACCAGGGCCAGGCTGCATCGAACGTTGCTGCGCCGGACACCATTTTCGGTCGCGACTACAACGAAGCGCTGATTCATCAGATCGTGGTGGCTTACCAAGCCAATGCCCGTAGCGGCAACCGCAAGCAGAAGGATCGCGAAGAAGTCAAGCACACCACCAAGAAGCCGTGGCGTCAAAAGGGTACGGGCCGCGCTCGTGCCGGTATGTCGTCCTCGCCGCTGTGGCGTGGAGGCGGCCGCATCTTCCCGAATTCGCCGGAAGAAAACTTCACCCACAAGGTCAACAAGAAGATGTATCGCGCAGGTATCTGCTCGATCCTGTCCCAGCTGGCCCGTGAAGATCGTTTGTCCATTATTGAAGACCTGTCGGTTGATGCGCCCAAGACCAAGCTGCTGGCGCAGAAGCTGAAGGGCATGGGGCTCGACTCCGTGCTGGTGATCACTGACAACCTTGATGAAAACCTGCTGCTGGCATCGCGTAACCTGCCGCACGTGCTGGTTTGCGAGCCGCGCCACGCCGATCCGGTGTCGCTGGTTCATTACAAGAAGATCCTGATCACCAAGGCCGCACTGGCCAAGATTGAGGAGATGCTGGCATGA
- the rplX gene encoding 50S ribosomal protein L24, translated as MSNIRKGDEVIVLTGKDKGKRGTVAQRVSADYVVVEGVNVAKKATKPNPMAGTTGGIVDKLMPIHVSNVALFNAASGKADRAGSKVVDGKKVRTFKSNGEVVKA; from the coding sequence ATGAGCAACATTCGAAAAGGCGACGAAGTCATCGTCCTGACCGGTAAAGACAAAGGCAAGCGCGGCACCGTCGCGCAGCGCGTCAGCGCAGATTACGTTGTTGTGGAAGGCGTAAACGTTGCCAAGAAGGCGACCAAGCCGAACCCGATGGCGGGTACCACTGGCGGCATCGTCGACAAGCTGATGCCAATTCACGTGTCCAACGTCGCGTTGTTCAACGCAGCGTCGGGCAAGGCAGATCGCGCAGGCTCCAAGGTTGTGGATGGCAAGAAAGTCCGTACCTTCAAGTCCAATGGCGAAGTCGTTAAGGCATAA
- the rpsN gene encoding 30S ribosomal protein S14, translating into MAKLSLINREKKRADLVAKYAGKRAELKAIIDDQSKSEEERYEARLKLQALPRNSAPTRQRNRCALTGRPRGTFRKFGLARTKLREIAMRGEIPGMTKASW; encoded by the coding sequence ATGGCAAAACTCTCACTGATTAACCGTGAAAAGAAGCGTGCCGACCTGGTGGCAAAATATGCCGGCAAGCGCGCTGAACTGAAGGCAATCATTGACGACCAATCGAAGTCGGAAGAAGAGCGCTACGAAGCGCGCCTGAAATTGCAGGCGCTGCCACGTAACTCGGCTCCGACCCGCCAACGTAATCGTTGCGCACTCACCGGTCGTCCACGTGGCACCTTCCGTAAGTTCGGGCTCGCCCGTACCAAGCTCCGTGAAATCGCCATGCGTGGCGAAATCCCGGGCATGACCAAAGCCAGCTGGTAA
- the tuf gene encoding elongation factor Tu — MAKSKFERTKPHVNVGTIGHVDHGKTTLTAAIATVLSAKFGGEAKKYDEIDAAPEEKARGITINTAHVEYETANRHYAHVDCPGHADYVKNMITGAAQMDGAILVCSAADGPMPQTREHILLARQVGVPYIIVYLNKCDMVDDEELLELVEMEVRELLSKYEFPGDDLPIIKGSAKLALEGDKGPLGEQSIMALAEALDTYIPTPDRAVDGAFLLPVEDVFSISGRGTVVTGRVERGVVKVGEEIEIVGIRDTQKTTCTGVEMFRKLLDQGQAGDNVGVLLRGTKREDVERGQVLAKPGSIKPHKHFTGEIYVLSKDEGGRHTPFFNNYRPQFYFRTTDVTGSIELPKDKEMVMPGDNVSITVMLINPIAMEEGLRFAIREGGRTVGAGVVAKIMD, encoded by the coding sequence ATGGCAAAGAGTAAATTCGAGCGGACCAAACCGCACGTGAACGTGGGCACCATCGGCCACGTCGACCATGGCAAGACCACGCTGACCGCGGCAATCGCAACGGTTCTGTCGGCCAAGTTCGGCGGCGAGGCAAAGAAATATGACGAGATCGACGCAGCGCCGGAAGAGAAGGCGCGCGGCATCACCATCAACACCGCCCACGTCGAATACGAAACCGCCAACCGCCACTACGCGCACGTTGACTGCCCGGGCCACGCCGACTACGTGAAGAACATGATCACCGGCGCGGCACAGATGGACGGCGCAATCCTGGTCTGCTCCGCGGCCGACGGCCCGATGCCGCAAACCCGCGAGCACATCCTGCTGGCGCGTCAGGTTGGCGTTCCGTACATCATCGTCTACCTCAACAAGTGCGACATGGTCGACGACGAAGAGCTGCTGGAACTGGTGGAAATGGAAGTGCGCGAGCTGCTGTCGAAGTACGAGTTCCCTGGCGACGACCTGCCCATCATCAAGGGTTCGGCCAAGCTGGCGCTGGAAGGCGACAAGGGCCCGCTGGGCGAGCAGTCGATCATGGCCCTGGCCGAAGCGCTGGACACCTACATCCCGACGCCTGACCGTGCCGTTGACGGTGCGTTCCTGCTGCCGGTGGAAGACGTGTTCTCGATCTCGGGTCGTGGCACGGTGGTGACCGGTCGCGTCGAGCGCGGCGTTGTCAAGGTTGGCGAAGAGATCGAAATCGTCGGCATCCGCGACACCCAGAAGACCACCTGCACGGGCGTGGAAATGTTCCGCAAGCTGCTGGACCAGGGTCAGGCCGGCGACAACGTTGGCGTGCTGCTGCGCGGCACCAAGCGTGAAGACGTCGAGCGTGGCCAGGTGCTGGCCAAGCCGGGTTCGATCAAGCCGCACAAGCACTTCACCGGCGAGATCTACGTTCTGTCGAAAGACGAGGGCGGCCGCCACACCCCGTTCTTCAACAACTATCGTCCGCAGTTCTATTTCCGTACCACGGACGTGACCGGTTCGATCGAGCTGCCGAAGGACAAGGAAATGGTCATGCCTGGCGACAACGTGTCGATCACCGTGATGCTGATCAACCCGATCGCGATGGAAGAAGGCCTGCGTTTTGCAATCCGCGAAGGCGGCCGTACTGTCGGCGCCGGCGTTGTTGCAAAGATCATGGACTAA
- the rplN gene encoding 50S ribosomal protein L14 yields the protein MIQTESRLEVADNTGAREVLCIKVLGGSKRRYASIGDIIKVTVKEATPRGRVKKGEIYNAVVVRTAKGVRRQDGSLVKFDGNAAVLLNAKLEPIGTRIFGPVTRELRTERFMKIVSLAPEVL from the coding sequence ATGATTCAAACTGAAAGCCGGCTCGAAGTAGCCGACAATACCGGCGCGCGCGAAGTTTTGTGCATCAAGGTCCTGGGTGGTTCCAAGCGCCGCTATGCAAGCATCGGCGACATCATCAAGGTCACCGTCAAGGAAGCCACGCCCCGTGGCCGCGTCAAAAAGGGTGAGATCTACAACGCAGTCGTCGTTCGTACCGCCAAAGGCGTACGTCGTCAGGACGGCTCGTTGGTGAAGTTCGATGGCAACGCCGCGGTGTTGCTGAATGCAAAGCTGGAGCCGATTGGTACGCGTATTTTTGGACCGGTTACACGTGAGCTGCGCACTGAGCGCTTCATGAAAATCGTCTCCCTCGCACCAGAAGTTCTGTAA
- the rplW gene encoding 50S ribosomal protein L23 translates to MNNVKHSEERLLKVLLAPVISEKATFVAEKNEQVVFLVTPDANKLEIKAAVEMLFKVEVESVQVANRAGKQKRAGRFMGRRNHTRRAFVSLKPGQEINFTEEAK, encoded by the coding sequence ATGAACAACGTTAAACACAGCGAAGAGCGCCTGCTGAAGGTACTGCTGGCCCCGGTCATTTCCGAGAAGGCCACCTTCGTCGCCGAGAAAAACGAGCAAGTCGTTTTCCTGGTCACGCCTGACGCCAACAAGCTCGAGATCAAGGCCGCCGTCGAGATGCTGTTCAAGGTCGAAGTGGAATCGGTTCAGGTTGCAAACCGCGCTGGCAAGCAAAAGCGCGCAGGCCGTTTCATGGGCCGTCGCAACCACACCCGCCGCGCCTTCGTCAGCCTGAAGCCCGGTCAGGAAATCAATTTCACCGAGGAGGCTAAATAA
- the rpsQ gene encoding 30S ribosomal protein S17, producing the protein MNDQVKQTPKRTLIGEVVSDKMDKSVTVLIKRQMKHPLYGKIIERSKKYHAHDESNQVKAGDVVEIQEGRPISKTKSWTVTRVVQAAQIV; encoded by the coding sequence ATGAACGACCAAGTTAAACAAACTCCCAAGCGGACGCTGATCGGCGAAGTCGTCTCTGACAAGATGGACAAGAGCGTCACGGTGCTGATCAAGCGCCAGATGAAGCACCCGCTGTACGGCAAGATCATCGAGCGCTCGAAGAAATATCACGCGCACGACGAATCGAACCAGGTCAAGGCCGGTGATGTCGTTGAAATCCAGGAAGGTCGTCCGATTTCCAAGACCAAGTCCTGGACTGTCACCCGCGTGGTACAAGCAGCACAAATCGTGTAA
- the rpsJ gene encoding 30S ribosomal protein S10 yields the protein MSTPVTKLNQKIRIRLKAFDYRLIDQSALEIVDTAKRTGAVVKGPVPLPTRIQRYDILRSPHVNKTSRDQFEIRTHVRLMDIVDPTDKTVDALMKLDLPAGVDVEIKLQ from the coding sequence ATGTCGACCCCAGTTACCAAGCTGAACCAGAAAATCCGTATCCGCCTGAAGGCATTCGACTATCGCCTGATCGACCAGTCCGCACTGGAAATCGTGGACACCGCCAAGCGCACCGGCGCCGTGGTCAAGGGCCCGGTTCCCCTGCCGACCCGCATCCAGCGCTACGACATCCTGCGCTCGCCGCACGTCAACAAGACCTCGCGCGACCAGTTCGAAATCCGTACCCACGTTCGTCTGATGGACATCGTCGATCCGACCGACAAGACCGTTGACGCTCTGATGAAACTCGACCTGCCGGCTGGCGTCGACGTCGAAATCAAGCTGCAATAA
- the rpsS gene encoding 30S ribosomal protein S19 yields the protein MTRSLKKGPFCDAHLVKKVEAAQATKDKKPIKTWSRRSTIMPDFIGLTIAVHNGKQHVPVYVSENMVGHKLGEFALTRTFKGHAADKKAKK from the coding sequence ATGACACGTTCATTGAAAAAAGGGCCGTTTTGCGACGCCCACCTGGTGAAAAAAGTCGAGGCTGCCCAGGCGACCAAGGACAAGAAGCCCATCAAGACCTGGTCCCGTCGTTCGACCATCATGCCGGACTTCATCGGTCTGACCATTGCGGTTCACAACGGCAAGCAGCACGTGCCGGTGTACGTTTCCGAGAACATGGTTGGTCACAAGCTCGGCGAATTCGCACTGACCCGTACGTTCAAGGGGCATGCGGCTGACAAGAAGGCTAAGAAATAG
- the rpmC gene encoding 50S ribosomal protein L29, translated as MKASELLGKDTAALNKELTDLLKAQFSLRMQIATQQLSNTSQLKKVRRDIARVKTVLNQQKGATK; from the coding sequence ATGAAAGCATCTGAACTCCTCGGAAAAGACACGGCAGCCCTGAACAAGGAGCTGACCGACCTGCTGAAGGCACAGTTCAGCCTGCGCATGCAGATCGCAACGCAGCAGCTGAGCAACACTTCGCAGCTGAAGAAAGTGCGTCGCGACATTGCACGTGTCAAGACTGTACTGAACCAGCAGAAAGGCGCCACCAAATGA
- the rplV gene encoding 50S ribosomal protein L22, with amino-acid sequence METKAILRGVRLSAQKGRLVADLIRGKKVDQALNILQFSPKKGAVIIKKVLESAIANAEHNDGADIDELKVTTIYVEKASVLKRFTARAKGRGDRISKQSCHIFVTVGN; translated from the coding sequence ATGGAAACTAAAGCTATCCTCCGTGGCGTGCGCCTGTCGGCCCAAAAAGGCCGCCTCGTCGCCGATCTGATCCGCGGCAAAAAAGTTGATCAGGCTCTCAATATCCTGCAGTTCAGCCCCAAAAAGGGCGCTGTGATCATCAAGAAGGTTCTGGAGTCCGCCATCGCGAACGCCGAGCACAACGATGGCGCGGATATCGACGAACTGAAAGTTACGACCATCTACGTCGAGAAGGCTTCCGTACTGAAGCGCTTCACCGCACGTGCAAAGGGCCGTGGCGATCGTATCTCTAAACAATCCTGTCACATTTTCGTGACTGTCGGTAACTAA
- the rplP gene encoding 50S ribosomal protein L16, translated as MLQPARRKYRKEQKGRNKGISHERGTAVSFGEFGLKAVGRGRITARQIEAARRAMTRHIKRGGRIWIRVFPDKPISNKPAEVRMGNGKGNPEYYVAEIQPGKVLYEMDGVDESLAREAFRLAAAKLPLMTTFVVRQVGQ; from the coding sequence ATGCTGCAACCAGCACGCAGAAAATATCGTAAAGAGCAGAAAGGCCGCAACAAGGGCATTTCTCACGAGCGCGGCACCGCCGTGTCGTTCGGTGAATTCGGCCTGAAGGCCGTCGGCCGTGGCCGCATCACCGCGCGTCAGATCGAAGCAGCGCGTCGTGCCATGACCCGTCACATCAAGCGTGGCGGCCGGATCTGGATCCGTGTCTTCCCGGACAAGCCGATTTCGAACAAGCCGGCTGAAGTTCGTATGGGTAACGGTAAAGGTAACCCAGAATACTACGTCGCCGAAATCCAGCCGGGCAAAGTCCTGTATGAGATGGACGGTGTGGATGAATCCCTAGCGCGCGAGGCATTCCGCCTGGCCGCAGCCAAGCTGCCGCTGATGACGACTTTCGTTGTCCGCCAGGTTGGCCAATAA
- the fusA gene encoding elongation factor G — translation MARKTPIERYRNIGISAHIDAGKTTTTERVLYYTGVNHKIGEVHDGAATMDWMEQEQERGITITSAATTCFWKGMGNNFPEHHINIIDTPGHVDFTIEVERSMRVLDGACMVYCAVGGVQPQSETVWRQANKYKVPRLAFVNKMDRTGANFFKVYDQMRARLKANPIPLQIPIGAEENFQGVVDLVKMKAIYWDDASQGMKFEYRDIPAELVDQANEWREKMVEAAAEATEELMNKYLEEGELTEAEIKGALRQRTIAGEIVPMMCGTAFKNKGVQAMLDGVIEYLPSPVDIPPVSGLDENDEPVTRKAEDDEKFSALAFKIMTDPFVGQLIFFRVYSGTIKSGDTVFNPVKNKKERLGRILQMHANQREEIKEVRAGDIAAAVGLKDATTGETLCDPASVITLERMVFPEPVISQAVEPKTKADQEKMGLALNRLAQEDPSFRVRTDEESGQTIIGGMGELHLEIIVDRMRREFNVEATVGKPQVAYRETIRKSVSDVEGKFVKQSGGRGQYGHAVVTVEPQEQGKGFEFIDAIKGGVIPREFIPAVEKGVRESLNNGVMAGYPVVDVKVTLTFGSYHDVDSNENAFRMAGSMAFKEACRKASPVILEPMMAVEVETPEDYAGTVMGDLSSRRGMVQGMDEIAGGGGKIIKAEVPLSEMFGYSTTLRSATQGRATYTMEFKHYAEAPKNVTEAIISAKSK, via the coding sequence ATGGCTCGCAAGACCCCCATTGAGCGTTATCGCAACATCGGCATTTCCGCTCACATCGACGCAGGCAAGACGACCACCACCGAACGCGTGCTGTACTACACCGGCGTCAATCACAAGATTGGCGAAGTGCATGACGGCGCAGCGACCATGGACTGGATGGAGCAGGAGCAGGAACGCGGCATCACCATCACCTCCGCGGCCACCACCTGCTTCTGGAAGGGCATGGGCAACAACTTCCCAGAGCACCACATCAACATCATCGACACCCCGGGCCACGTTGACTTCACCATCGAAGTCGAACGCTCGATGCGCGTGCTCGACGGCGCCTGCATGGTCTACTGCGCAGTCGGCGGCGTGCAGCCGCAGTCTGAAACCGTATGGCGCCAGGCCAACAAGTACAAGGTGCCCCGTCTGGCATTCGTCAACAAGATGGACCGTACCGGCGCGAACTTCTTCAAGGTCTATGACCAGATGCGCGCTCGCCTGAAGGCAAACCCGATTCCGCTGCAGATCCCCATCGGCGCGGAAGAGAACTTCCAGGGCGTGGTCGACCTCGTCAAGATGAAGGCCATCTACTGGGACGACGCTTCCCAGGGCATGAAGTTCGAATACCGCGACATCCCGGCCGAACTGGTTGACCAGGCCAACGAGTGGCGTGAAAAGATGGTCGAAGCCGCCGCTGAAGCGACCGAAGAACTGATGAACAAGTATCTCGAGGAAGGCGAACTGACCGAAGCCGAGATCAAGGGCGCGCTGCGCCAGCGCACCATCGCCGGCGAGATCGTGCCGATGATGTGCGGCACCGCGTTCAAGAACAAGGGCGTTCAGGCCATGCTGGACGGCGTGATCGAATACCTGCCGTCGCCTGTGGACATTCCGCCGGTTTCCGGCCTGGACGAAAACGACGAGCCGGTTACCCGCAAGGCGGAAGACGACGAGAAGTTCTCGGCGCTGGCATTCAAGATCATGACCGACCCGTTCGTCGGCCAGCTGATCTTCTTCCGCGTCTACTCGGGCACCATCAAGTCGGGCGACACCGTGTTCAACCCGGTGAAGAACAAGAAAGAGCGCCTGGGTCGTATTCTGCAGATGCACGCCAACCAGCGTGAAGAGATCAAGGAAGTCCGCGCCGGCGACATCGCCGCTGCAGTCGGCCTGAAGGATGCAACCACCGGCGAAACCCTGTGCGACCCGGCATCCGTGATCACCCTGGAACGCATGGTGTTCCCGGAGCCCGTGATTTCGCAGGCTGTCGAGCCGAAGACCAAGGCCGACCAGGAAAAAATGGGCCTGGCGCTGAACCGCCTGGCGCAGGAAGATCCGTCGTTCCGCGTGCGTACCGACGAAGAGTCGGGCCAGACCATCATCGGTGGTATGGGCGAGCTGCACCTGGAGATCATCGTCGACCGTATGCGTCGTGAGTTCAACGTCGAAGCAACCGTCGGCAAGCCGCAGGTTGCCTACCGCGAAACCATCCGCAAGTCGGTGTCCGACGTGGAAGGCAAGTTCGTCAAGCAGTCCGGTGGTCGCGGCCAGTACGGCCACGCAGTGGTGACGGTCGAGCCGCAGGAGCAGGGCAAGGGCTTCGAATTCATCGACGCCATCAAGGGCGGCGTGATTCCCCGCGAATTCATCCCGGCAGTCGAGAAGGGTGTTCGCGAATCGCTGAACAACGGCGTGATGGCCGGCTACCCGGTGGTTGACGTGAAAGTCACGCTGACCTTCGGTTCCTACCATGATGTCGACTCGAACGAAAATGCATTCCGCATGGCCGGTTCGATGGCATTCAAGGAAGCCTGCCGCAAGGCCAGCCCGGTCATCCTCGAGCCGATGATGGCCGTGGAAGTGGAAACGCCGGAAGACTACGCCGGTACCGTGATGGGCGACCTGTCGTCCCGCCGCGGCATGGTGCAGGGCATGGATGAAATCGCCGGCGGTGGCGGCAAGATCATCAAGGCGGAAGTGCCGCTGTCGGAAATGTTTGGCTACTCGACCACGCTGCGTTCCGCAACCCAGGGTCGCGCAACCTACACGATGGAATTCAAGCACTACGCCGAAGCGCCGAAGAACGTCACCGAGGCAATCATCAGCGCCAAGAGCAAGTAA
- the rplC gene encoding 50S ribosomal protein L3 produces the protein MNQDQGQGLVGRKVGMMRIFTDDGDTIPVTVLDVSNNRVTQIKTPETDGYTAVQVAFGQRRASRVNKAAAGHYAKAGVEAGTVLKEFRVSAERIAELKVGDVMPVSLFEVGQKVDVQGTSIGKGYAGTIKRYNFASGRASHGNSRSHNVPGSIGMAQDPGRVFPGKRMTGHMGDVTVTTQNLEIARIDAERQLLLVKGAVPGAKNGQVVVFPAVKVKAKKGA, from the coding sequence ATGAACCAAGATCAAGGCCAAGGCCTGGTTGGTCGCAAGGTTGGCATGATGCGCATCTTCACGGATGACGGGGATACCATTCCCGTTACCGTGCTGGACGTGTCCAACAACCGCGTGACTCAAATCAAAACGCCTGAAACAGACGGTTATACCGCTGTTCAAGTCGCATTCGGTCAGCGTCGCGCTTCGCGTGTGAACAAGGCAGCCGCCGGTCACTACGCAAAGGCAGGCGTCGAAGCTGGCACCGTCCTGAAGGAATTCCGCGTCAGCGCAGAGCGTATCGCCGAACTGAAGGTGGGCGATGTCATGCCCGTCAGCCTGTTCGAAGTTGGCCAGAAAGTGGACGTGCAGGGCACCTCCATCGGTAAGGGCTATGCCGGTACCATCAAGCGCTACAACTTCGCGTCGGGTCGTGCAAGCCACGGTAACTCCCGTTCGCACAATGTGCCGGGTTCGATCGGTATGGCGCAGGATCCGGGCCGTGTTTTCCCGGGTAAGCGCATGACCGGTCACATGGGCGACGTCACCGTGACGACCCAGAACCTCGAAATCGCACGTATCGACGCCGAGCGCCAGCTGCTGCTGGTCAAGGGTGCCGTTCCTGGCGCCAAGAACGGCCAGGTCGTGGTTTTCCCGGCTGTCAAAGTCAAAGCTAAGAAGGGAGCATAA
- the rplE gene encoding 50S ribosomal protein L5 has translation MARFQQQYKERVVGELTEKFGYKSPMEVPRLLKITLNMGLSEAVADKKIIEHAVGDLTKIAGQKPVVTKARKAIAGFKIREGYPIGCMVTLRGARMYEFLDRFITVALPRVRDFRGVSGRAFDGRGNYNIGVKEQIIFPEIEYDKIDALRGMNISITTTAKTDDEAKALLAAFKFPFRN, from the coding sequence ATGGCACGTTTCCAACAGCAATATAAAGAAAGAGTCGTTGGCGAGCTGACCGAGAAATTCGGTTACAAGTCGCCAATGGAAGTGCCGCGTTTGCTGAAGATCACCCTGAACATGGGTCTGTCCGAAGCCGTGGCTGACAAGAAGATCATCGAGCACGCCGTCGGCGACCTGACCAAGATCGCTGGTCAGAAGCCAGTGGTAACCAAGGCTCGCAAGGCAATTGCAGGTTTCAAGATCCGCGAAGGCTATCCGATAGGTTGCATGGTGACCCTGCGCGGCGCCCGCATGTACGAATTCCTGGATCGCTTCATCACTGTCGCGCTGCCGCGCGTTCGTGACTTCCGTGGCGTGTCCGGTCGTGCATTCGACGGTCGTGGCAACTACAACATCGGTGTGAAAGAGCAGATCATCTTCCCCGAGATCGAGTACGACAAGATTGACGCACTGCGTGGCATGAACATCAGCATCACCACGACTGCGAAGACCGACGACGAAGCAAAAGCGCTTCTCGCCGCATTTAAATTCCCGTTCAGAAACTGA
- the rplB gene encoding 50S ribosomal protein L2 gives MALVKMKPTSPARRGMVKVVTPDLYKGRPFAALVEKKSKTAGRNNNGHITTRHIGGGHKQHYRVVDFRRNKDGIPAKVERIEYDPNRSAHIALLCYADGERKYIIATKGMSVGDTVMNGAEAPIKSGNCLPLRNIPVGTTMHCVEMLPGKGAQMARTAGAGVVLMAREGTYAQVRLRSGEVRRVHIECRATVGEVGNGEHNLRKIGKAGAMRWRGVRPTVRGVVMNPIDHPHGGGEGRTAAGRHPVSPWGQQTKGKKTRRNKRTTSMIVSRRGKK, from the coding sequence ATGGCTCTCGTTAAAATGAAACCAACCTCGCCAGCACGGCGCGGTATGGTCAAGGTGGTAACGCCCGACCTGTACAAGGGTCGTCCGTTCGCCGCTCTGGTCGAAAAGAAGTCCAAGACCGCTGGTCGCAACAACAACGGTCACATCACCACCCGTCATATCGGTGGTGGCCACAAGCAGCACTATCGCGTGGTCGATTTCCGTCGTAACAAGGACGGCATCCCGGCGAAGGTCGAGCGTATTGAATACGATCCGAACCGCAGCGCGCACATCGCACTGCTGTGCTACGCCGACGGCGAGCGCAAGTACATCATCGCTACCAAGGGCATGTCCGTTGGCGACACCGTGATGAACGGTGCCGAGGCGCCAATCAAGTCGGGCAACTGCCTGCCGCTGCGTAACATCCCGGTCGGCACCACGATGCATTGCGTCGAAATGTTGCCAGGCAAGGGCGCGCAGATGGCGCGTACTGCCGGCGCCGGCGTTGTGCTGATGGCGCGCGAAGGCACCTACGCTCAGGTTCGCCTGCGTTCCGGTGAAGTGCGTCGCGTGCACATCGAGTGCCGCGCGACGGTTGGCGAAGTCGGCAACGGCGAGCACAACCTGCGCAAGATCGGCAAGGCCGGTGCAATGCGCTGGCGCGGTGTCCGTCCGACGGTTCGTGGCGTGGTCATGAACCCGATCGATCACCCGCACGGTGGTGGTGAAGGCCGTACCGCAGCTGGTCGTCATCCGGTATCGCCATGGGGTCAACAGACCAAGGGCAAGAAGACGCGTCGCAACAAGCGCACGACTTCGATGATCGTCTCTCGCCGCGGCAAGAAATAA
- the rpsC gene encoding 30S ribosomal protein S3 — protein sequence MGQKIHPTGFRLAVSRNWGSRWYAGNSNFASMLGEDLKVRAYLKKKLKNASVGRIVIERPAKNARITIFSSRPGVVIGKKGEDIEVLKSALTKMMGVPVHVNIEEIRKPETDAQLIADSIAQQLEKRIMFRRAMKRAMQNAMRLGAQGIKIMSSGRLNGIEIARTEWYREGRVPLHTLRADIDYGFGEAETTYGIIGIKVWVYKGDRLASGEAPTIETPADDDKKRRGPRRDDGKPGSGRPPARGRRPEGQAAAPAAPGAPGAAKRVRATKAGE from the coding sequence ATGGGACAGAAGATACATCCAACCGGTTTCCGTCTTGCAGTGAGCCGTAACTGGGGCTCGCGCTGGTATGCCGGCAACAGCAACTTCGCCAGCATGCTGGGCGAGGACCTGAAAGTACGCGCTTACCTGAAGAAGAAGCTGAAGAACGCATCCGTCGGCCGCATCGTCATCGAGCGTCCTGCCAAGAACGCCCGCATCACGATTTTCAGCTCGCGTCCTGGCGTTGTCATCGGCAAGAAGGGTGAAGACATCGAAGTGCTGAAGTCGGCGCTGACCAAGATGATGGGCGTGCCCGTGCACGTCAACATCGAGGAAATCCGCAAGCCGGAAACCGATGCGCAGCTGATCGCCGATTCGATCGCTCAGCAGCTCGAAAAGCGCATCATGTTCCGCCGTGCAATGAAGCGCGCAATGCAGAACGCCATGCGTCTGGGCGCCCAGGGCATCAAGATCATGTCGTCCGGTCGTCTGAACGGCATCGAGATCGCCCGTACCGAGTGGTACCGTGAAGGCCGTGTGCCCCTGCACACCCTGCGCGCCGATATCGACTACGGCTTCGGCGAAGCGGAAACCACCTACGGCATCATCGGTATCAAGGTGTGGGTCTACAAGGGCGATCGTCTCGCAAGCGGCGAAGCTCCGACCATCGAGACGCCGGCCGATGACGACAAGAAGCGCCGCGGTCCGCGTCGCGACGATGGCAAGCCAGGCTCCGGACGTCCTCCGGCACGCGGCCGCCGTCCTGAAGGTCAGGCAGCAGCACCTGCTGCTCCTGGCGCTCCGGGCGCAGCCAAGCGTGTACGCGCTACCAAGGCAGGAGAATAA